One Halarcobacter ebronensis genomic window carries:
- a CDS encoding phage replisome organizer N-terminal domain-containing protein, with translation MSNNKKFFWLKLKNDFFDREEIKIIENQQNGKDYIIFYMKLLLKSVESEGQLFFRNTIPYSPDMLATITNTSIDTVKVAVSLFIELQLMERWDDGTLFMIETQNMVGSESKWAQYKRNERKENKNKIGHCPTSVQKSPIEIEQELKEEIETEDYSNWDALICMHEVEKEKKKKSRAYTQKPRTTKSTAHNTA, from the coding sequence ATGAGTAACAATAAAAAGTTCTTTTGGTTGAAACTAAAGAATGATTTTTTTGATAGAGAAGAAATCAAAATAATTGAAAATCAACAAAATGGAAAAGACTACATTATCTTCTATATGAAACTATTGCTAAAAAGCGTAGAGAGTGAAGGTCAGCTTTTTTTTAGAAATACAATTCCATATTCCCCTGACATGTTGGCAACAATTACAAATACATCAATTGACACAGTTAAAGTTGCAGTAAGCTTATTTATTGAACTTCAACTTATGGAAAGATGGGATGATGGTACTTTATTTATGATAGAAACTCAAAATATGGTAGGTTCGGAAAGTAAATGGGCACAGTATAAAAGAAATGAAAGAAAAGAAAATAAAAACAAAATTGGACATTGTCCAACGAGTGTCCAAAAAAGTCCAATAGAGATAGAGCAAGAGTTAAAAGAAGAAATAGAAACTGAAGATTATTCAAACTGGGATGCATTAATCTGCATGCATGAAGTTGAGAAAGAAAAAAAGAAAAAATCAAGAGCTTATACACAAAAGCCAAGAACAACGAAATCAACTGCTCATAATACTGCTTAA